A single window of Mycolicibacterium madagascariense DNA harbors:
- a CDS encoding acyl-CoA dehydrogenase family protein produces the protein MAVDRLLPTDDARELIQLTRDVADKFLAPIVDEHEKSETYPEGLFATLGEAGLLSVPYPEEWGGGAQPYEVYLQVLEELAARWAAVAVAVSVHGLSCHPLFAYGTDEQKRTWLPNMLGGNTIGAYSLSEPQAGSDAAALACKAVAGAAGYVVTGEKAWITHGGIADFYTLFARTGEGSRGISCFLVDSDTPGLSFGKPEEKMGLHAVPTTSAHYDHAVIDAGRRIGEEGQGLQIAFSALDSGRLGIAAVAVGLAQAALDTAVTYAQERTAFGRRIIDHQGLGFLLADMAAAVDSARATYLDAARRRDAGLPYSRQASVAKLVATDAAMKVTTDAVQVLGGYGYTRDFPVERYMREAKITQIFEGTNQIQRLVISRSLAAN, from the coding sequence GTGGCCGTCGATCGACTATTGCCCACCGACGACGCGCGTGAGCTCATCCAACTCACCCGCGACGTTGCCGATAAGTTCTTGGCGCCCATCGTCGATGAGCACGAGAAGTCTGAGACCTACCCCGAAGGCTTGTTCGCCACCCTTGGTGAAGCTGGTTTGTTGAGCGTGCCCTATCCCGAAGAGTGGGGCGGCGGCGCACAGCCCTACGAGGTCTATCTGCAGGTCTTGGAGGAACTCGCCGCCCGGTGGGCCGCGGTGGCGGTCGCGGTGAGCGTGCACGGGCTGTCGTGTCATCCGCTGTTCGCCTACGGGACCGATGAGCAGAAACGCACCTGGCTGCCAAATATGCTGGGCGGCAACACGATCGGCGCCTACAGTCTGTCGGAACCGCAGGCCGGATCCGATGCCGCCGCACTGGCGTGCAAGGCGGTGGCAGGTGCGGCGGGTTATGTCGTGACCGGTGAGAAGGCATGGATCACCCACGGCGGCATCGCCGATTTCTACACCCTCTTCGCGCGCACCGGCGAGGGGTCTCGAGGCATCTCCTGCTTCCTGGTCGACAGCGATACTCCCGGTCTCAGCTTCGGCAAACCCGAGGAGAAGATGGGTCTGCACGCCGTGCCCACCACCTCCGCCCACTACGACCACGCGGTGATCGACGCCGGGCGCCGGATCGGGGAGGAGGGCCAGGGCCTGCAGATCGCGTTCAGCGCTTTGGATTCCGGGCGGCTGGGCATCGCGGCGGTCGCCGTCGGCCTTGCCCAGGCCGCCCTCGACACGGCGGTGACCTACGCGCAGGAGCGAACTGCGTTCGGCCGCAGGATCATCGACCACCAGGGTCTAGGATTCCTGCTGGCCGACATGGCTGCGGCCGTCGATTCCGCGCGGGCTACCTATCTCGATGCCGCCCGGCGCCGGGATGCCGGCCTGCCCTATTCCCGCCAGGCCTCGGTGGCCAAGCTCGTGGCCACCGACGCGGCGATGAAGGTGACCACCGACGCGGTTCAGGTGCTCGGAGGCTACGGCTACACCCGCGACTTTCCGGTGGAGCGGTACATGCGCGAAGCCAAGATCACCCAGATCTTCGAGGGCACCAACCAGATTCAGCGCCTGGTCATCAGCCGCTCCCTCGCGGCGAATTGA
- a CDS encoding ferredoxin has protein sequence MHITIDETKCCAAGQCVLAAPDLFDQREDDGIVILLDADPPADQYDAARQAAAVCPAAAIEVDE, from the coding sequence ATGCACATCACCATCGACGAGACCAAGTGCTGCGCCGCCGGTCAATGCGTCCTCGCCGCACCAGACCTCTTCGACCAGCGGGAAGACGATGGAATCGTCATCCTCCTCGATGCCGATCCGCCCGCGGACCAGTACGACGCCGCCCGGCAAGCGGCTGCGGTGTGCCCGGCGGCGGCGATCGAGGTCGACGAATGA
- a CDS encoding NAD(P)/FAD-dependent oxidoreductase: MTVRPGVVVVGASAAGLSVAETLRRDGYDGTVTLVGDEDLLPYDRPPLSKEVLAGTWPDGRVALRTPERIAALDVDFRLGVRADSVDTAGHSVRLSDGSDVAYRDLVVATGVRPRRLPDTDGIAGVHLLRTLEDARRLRSELTGGPRLVIVGAGFLGAEVASVASTLGASVTLVSDVDAPLSDVLGAELGELLVGVHAEHGVSVRAGVKVTGIASEGDRVTGVRLADGTTLPADVVLVAIGSVPNVEWLAGSGVPTANGVLCDEFCRAAPHVWAAGDVASWYHVGLGERIRLEHRTNAAEQGMAVARNILAGADPVPFVPVPYIWSDQYDLKIQIHGLPRGADSFTIVDGSLDDRAFVAVYGSHGKARAAVGVNMIRPLRAARSLVAEQADLTQILEQGAIA; this comes from the coding sequence ATGACGGTTCGGCCCGGCGTCGTCGTCGTGGGCGCCTCAGCAGCCGGCCTTTCGGTTGCTGAGACGCTGCGCCGCGATGGCTACGACGGGACCGTCACACTCGTCGGCGACGAAGACCTCCTCCCCTACGACCGACCGCCGTTGTCCAAGGAAGTGCTCGCCGGGACGTGGCCCGACGGCAGGGTCGCGCTCCGAACCCCGGAGCGGATCGCCGCTCTGGACGTCGACTTCAGACTCGGTGTCCGTGCCGACTCGGTGGATACCGCAGGGCACTCGGTTCGACTGTCCGATGGGTCCGACGTCGCATACCGGGATCTCGTCGTCGCCACCGGAGTGCGGCCCCGGCGCCTGCCGGACACCGATGGCATCGCCGGTGTGCACCTGCTGCGCACACTGGAGGACGCCCGACGGCTGCGCTCCGAACTGACGGGAGGACCGCGGCTGGTGATCGTCGGCGCCGGGTTCCTCGGCGCGGAGGTGGCGTCGGTGGCCAGCACCCTCGGCGCATCGGTGACCCTGGTCTCCGACGTCGACGCCCCACTGTCGGACGTCCTGGGCGCGGAGCTCGGCGAATTGCTCGTCGGCGTGCACGCCGAGCATGGCGTCTCCGTCCGTGCGGGCGTCAAGGTCACGGGCATCGCGAGCGAGGGTGACCGCGTCACCGGTGTTCGGCTGGCCGACGGGACCACACTGCCTGCCGACGTCGTCCTGGTGGCGATCGGCTCCGTTCCCAACGTCGAATGGCTTGCCGGAAGCGGGGTTCCGACGGCGAACGGCGTGCTGTGTGACGAGTTCTGCCGGGCCGCACCCCACGTGTGGGCCGCGGGCGACGTGGCGTCGTGGTACCACGTCGGGCTCGGCGAGCGGATCCGCCTCGAGCACCGCACCAATGCCGCCGAGCAGGGCATGGCGGTCGCGCGCAACATCCTCGCCGGGGCCGACCCCGTGCCGTTCGTCCCGGTCCCCTACATCTGGTCGGACCAGTACGACCTCAAGATCCAGATTCATGGCCTCCCCCGCGGCGCGGATTCCTTCACCATCGTCGACGGCAGCCTCGACGACCGCGCCTTCGTCGCCGTCTACGGAAGCCACGGCAAGGCGCGAGCAGCGGTCGGCGTCAACATGATTCGTCCACTGCGTGCCGCCCGATCCCTGGTGGCAGAGCAGGCCGACCTCACCCAGATCCTCGAGCAAGGAGCAATCGCATGA
- a CDS encoding cytochrome P450 produces the protein MTNDIRDMPVERERLLDPPLAYDQLREEQPITRVRFPSGRIGWLVTRFEEGSQVFSDPRMSSQRPRHDVADEDDVDPDANESAEALPPTFNSMDAPDHGAYRRLLSGKFTPKSVQANLQPYIDTIVTEHLDAMAALGADGAPVDLIHELALPIPSLVICELLGVPYGDRDQFHHATEVMMDTSKRRAERDSGAHWLVEYITKLTAEKRADPASEGLLAELIRKSEEDGSILTDEDLIGIGVLLLFAGHDTTMAMIGLSVLTLLTHPTQRRDLAEHPEKIGAAVEELLRYLTIVQFGLGRTAKEDLEIAGQPIAKGDLVVVAMPAANRDPRVFDNPDEPDFDRKMTRHLAFGYGVHQCLGQNIARAELKTILPQLFERFPGLRLATPLEEVEMDTYGTNYGVKKMLVTW, from the coding sequence ATGACGAACGACATTCGCGACATGCCCGTCGAGCGAGAACGCCTTCTCGATCCGCCGTTGGCGTACGACCAGCTGCGCGAAGAACAGCCCATCACCCGGGTCCGATTCCCCAGCGGCCGCATCGGCTGGTTGGTCACCCGTTTCGAGGAGGGCAGCCAGGTGTTCTCCGACCCGCGGATGAGTTCGCAACGGCCACGCCACGACGTCGCCGACGAGGACGACGTCGACCCCGACGCCAACGAATCGGCCGAAGCCCTTCCGCCGACGTTCAATTCGATGGATGCCCCCGACCACGGCGCCTACCGGCGGCTGCTGTCCGGGAAGTTCACGCCGAAGTCGGTGCAGGCCAACCTGCAGCCCTACATCGACACCATCGTCACCGAACACCTGGACGCCATGGCGGCGCTCGGGGCCGACGGCGCACCGGTCGACCTCATTCACGAACTGGCCCTACCCATTCCGAGCCTGGTGATCTGCGAGCTGCTCGGCGTGCCGTATGGCGATCGAGACCAGTTCCATCACGCCACCGAGGTCATGATGGACACGAGCAAGCGGCGCGCCGAGCGTGACAGCGGTGCGCACTGGCTCGTCGAGTACATCACCAAGCTCACCGCGGAGAAGCGAGCCGACCCGGCGTCGGAGGGCCTGCTCGCGGAGCTGATTCGCAAGAGCGAGGAGGACGGTTCGATCCTCACTGACGAGGACCTCATCGGCATCGGGGTGCTACTGCTCTTCGCCGGCCACGACACCACCATGGCGATGATCGGCCTGTCGGTGCTGACGCTGCTCACCCATCCCACCCAGCGTCGGGACCTCGCAGAGCACCCGGAGAAGATCGGCGCCGCGGTCGAGGAGCTGCTGCGGTACCTGACCATCGTGCAGTTCGGTTTGGGCCGTACCGCCAAGGAGGATCTGGAGATCGCCGGCCAGCCGATCGCCAAGGGTGACCTCGTCGTGGTGGCGATGCCGGCGGCCAACCGCGATCCCCGGGTCTTCGACAACCCCGACGAGCCCGACTTCGACCGCAAGATGACCAGACATCTGGCCTTCGGGTACGGGGTGCACCAGTGCCTCGGCCAGAACATCGCCAGAGCCGAGCTGAAGACGATCCTCCCCCAACTCTTCGAGCGCTTCCCGGGTCTGAGGTTGGCAACCCCTCTCGAGGAGGTCGAGATGGACACCTACGGAACCAACTACGGCGTGAAGAAGATGCTCGTCACCTGGTGA
- a CDS encoding TetR/AcrR family transcriptional regulator encodes MERLVRPDLTPRRVTLFDALVDLFLSRGFAHLTLEDMASRLRCSKSTLYTLADSKEQLVRVATVHFFRRATEDVEARVAAESGARERITAYLSAVGVALGAASDRFMSDLDAFAPAREVYQQNTHIAARRVQELIDEGVAAREFRSVHAGFAADLAATMMVRIQQGGVRAATGLDHAHAYHELAALLTAALSDGTHDATRV; translated from the coding sequence ATGGAACGCCTGGTCCGACCCGACCTCACCCCGCGGCGCGTCACGCTCTTCGACGCGCTCGTGGACCTGTTCCTCAGCCGGGGCTTCGCGCATCTCACCCTCGAGGACATGGCGTCTCGGCTGCGCTGCTCCAAGTCGACCCTGTACACGTTGGCCGACAGCAAGGAGCAGCTCGTGCGCGTGGCCACCGTGCACTTCTTCCGCCGTGCGACCGAGGACGTCGAGGCTCGGGTCGCGGCGGAGTCCGGCGCACGAGAACGGATCACCGCCTATCTGTCGGCCGTCGGCGTCGCGCTGGGTGCGGCGTCGGATCGGTTCATGTCCGACCTGGATGCCTTTGCCCCCGCACGCGAGGTCTATCAGCAGAACACCCACATCGCGGCCCGCCGGGTTCAGGAGTTGATCGACGAGGGCGTCGCCGCGCGGGAGTTCCGCTCGGTGCACGCCGGCTTCGCCGCGGACCTCGCGGCGACCATGATGGTCCGAATACAGCAGGGCGGTGTCCGCGCTGCGACCGGTCTCGACCATGCCCACGCCTACCACGAGCTGGCGGCCCTGCTCACCGCCGCGCTCAGCGACGGAACCCACGACGCGACGAGGGTTTAG
- a CDS encoding carboxymuconolactone decarboxylase family protein, whose protein sequence is MSETTELGLETMDAVYGPGFSATMPKESNPMLQDTIDHLFGEIWSRPGLSIRDRRLLVIGATAALGRADLIEIQVRGALTNGELTPGELREAVLQLHYYVGWGNGTQVNNGVEAAIAAYENETTTTNHEEIDS, encoded by the coding sequence ATGAGCGAGACCACCGAACTGGGACTCGAGACCATGGACGCGGTCTACGGTCCAGGTTTCTCGGCCACCATGCCGAAGGAGTCGAATCCCATGCTGCAGGACACGATCGACCATCTCTTCGGCGAGATCTGGAGCCGGCCAGGGCTCTCCATTCGCGATCGACGGCTCCTGGTGATCGGAGCCACCGCCGCCCTGGGTCGCGCCGACCTGATCGAGATCCAGGTCCGCGGCGCGTTGACGAACGGGGAGCTGACCCCCGGCGAACTGCGTGAGGCCGTGCTGCAGCTGCACTACTACGTCGGCTGGGGAAACGGCACACAGGTGAACAACGGCGTCGAAGCCGCCATCGCTGCGTACGAGAACGAGACCACCACGACCAATCACGAGGAGATCGACTCATGA
- a CDS encoding thiolase family protein: MSGPFEGRAVLTGAGKSQVGRRLGRTGLDLTLEAVLRAIEDAGLSVDDVDGIASYPGPGVPDAGFSGATVQEVRNALGLRSRWYVSAMETAGQIGPAIEACMAVSLGLANHVVVYRSVWESTAAQQAGGGRASVLFGGGELPPHLEWTAPFGALSAANWLAMPAQRYMHDYGLTREHLGRIAINARTNAGLNPDAVYREPMTMDDYLGARMISEPLCLYDCDVPCDGATAVIVSRRDAANGLPRHPLTVESVGPGMFERATWDQRADVTTMAAHDSAATLWQHTSLTPADVDMAQLYDGFSFLTVMWLEALGFCDHGKVGEFLDDGARIALDGALPINTSGGQLSGGRLHGMGFLHEACVQMWGDGGERQAPTTPEVVAVGVGGGPVAGSMLLSSR, from the coding sequence ATGAGCGGACCGTTCGAGGGCAGAGCCGTCCTGACCGGGGCGGGTAAGTCGCAGGTCGGACGCAGACTGGGCCGAACGGGCCTCGACCTCACGCTCGAAGCCGTGCTGCGCGCCATCGAGGACGCCGGGCTGAGCGTCGACGACGTGGACGGCATCGCCAGTTATCCCGGGCCGGGCGTGCCCGACGCGGGCTTCTCCGGTGCCACCGTCCAAGAGGTCCGCAACGCACTCGGTCTGCGCTCGCGGTGGTACGTCTCGGCGATGGAGACCGCGGGACAGATCGGCCCCGCCATCGAGGCGTGCATGGCGGTCAGCCTCGGCCTGGCCAACCACGTCGTGGTGTATCGATCGGTGTGGGAGTCCACCGCGGCGCAGCAGGCCGGCGGCGGTCGGGCCTCGGTGCTCTTCGGCGGCGGCGAGCTTCCGCCGCACCTGGAGTGGACGGCCCCGTTCGGAGCGCTGTCGGCGGCCAACTGGCTGGCGATGCCCGCCCAGCGCTACATGCACGACTACGGCTTGACGCGAGAACACTTGGGCCGCATCGCCATCAACGCGCGCACCAACGCGGGCCTCAATCCCGACGCCGTCTACCGCGAACCGATGACGATGGACGACTACCTCGGCGCCAGGATGATCTCCGAGCCACTGTGCCTGTATGACTGCGACGTCCCCTGTGACGGAGCGACCGCAGTGATCGTGTCCCGCCGCGACGCCGCCAACGGCCTACCGAGGCATCCGCTGACGGTCGAGTCCGTCGGCCCCGGGATGTTCGAACGCGCCACCTGGGACCAGCGTGCCGACGTGACCACGATGGCCGCGCACGATTCGGCGGCCACGCTGTGGCAGCACACCAGCCTGACCCCCGCAGACGTGGACATGGCGCAGCTGTACGACGGCTTCTCGTTCCTCACCGTGATGTGGCTGGAGGCCCTGGGGTTCTGCGACCACGGCAAGGTCGGCGAATTCCTCGACGACGGTGCGCGGATCGCGCTCGACGGCGCACTCCCCATCAACACCAGCGGTGGTCAGCTCTCGGGTGGCCGCCTGCATGGCATGGGATTCCTGCACGAGGCGTGCGTGCAGATGTGGGGGGACGGCGGCGAGCGGCAGGCGCCCACGACGCCGGAGGTCGTCGCCGTCGGCGTCGGAGGCGGTCCGGTGGCCGGCTCCATGCTGCTGAGCAGCCGGTAG
- a CDS encoding SAM-dependent methyltransferase yields MARTDDDTWDINESVGATALGVAGGRAAETNSENPLIEDPYAQLFLEAAGDGIWKMYLQDEPPAELAEIDPHFAERMVSMKSYMASRTKFFDDFFLAAAAAGIRQSVILAAGLDSRAWRLAWPQGSVVYEIDQPKVLAFKLDTLDSHGVSSIATHVGVGIDLRQDWPKALVEAGFDPKQPTAWSAEGLLPYLTADAQDLLFDRVQSLSAPGSRISVEAFTNAFFSAESFSRREAQMEQYREIANKLGGKDITESGNLLYEEERTEVTDWLEAHGWDATGIGAEDLMAGFGRRVDSDLEEAFPDSVFVEGRLA; encoded by the coding sequence GTGGCCAGAACCGACGACGACACCTGGGACATCAACGAGAGCGTGGGCGCCACCGCGCTCGGCGTGGCCGGTGGCCGGGCAGCGGAGACCAACAGCGAGAACCCCCTCATCGAGGACCCCTATGCGCAGCTGTTCCTCGAGGCGGCAGGCGACGGAATCTGGAAGATGTACCTCCAGGACGAACCGCCCGCCGAGCTCGCCGAGATCGATCCCCACTTCGCCGAGCGGATGGTGTCGATGAAGAGCTACATGGCCTCGCGGACGAAGTTCTTCGACGACTTCTTCCTCGCCGCGGCGGCCGCCGGCATCCGCCAAAGCGTGATACTGGCCGCGGGACTCGACTCCCGCGCCTGGCGGTTGGCGTGGCCGCAGGGCAGCGTTGTCTACGAGATCGACCAACCCAAGGTGCTCGCGTTCAAGCTCGACACGCTGGACTCCCATGGCGTCTCGTCGATCGCCACGCACGTCGGCGTCGGCATCGACCTTCGTCAGGACTGGCCAAAGGCGTTGGTGGAGGCCGGGTTCGACCCGAAGCAGCCGACGGCGTGGTCGGCCGAGGGACTGCTGCCCTACCTGACGGCCGATGCGCAGGACCTGCTGTTCGACCGCGTGCAGTCACTGAGCGCTCCCGGCAGTCGGATCTCCGTGGAGGCCTTCACCAACGCCTTCTTCAGCGCCGAGAGCTTCAGCCGGCGGGAGGCCCAGATGGAGCAATATCGCGAGATCGCGAACAAGTTGGGCGGCAAGGACATCACCGAATCCGGCAACCTGCTCTACGAGGAGGAACGCACCGAGGTCACCGACTGGTTGGAGGCACACGGTTGGGACGCCACCGGGATCGGCGCCGAGGATCTGATGGCCGGCTTCGGTCGCCGCGTCGACAGCGACCTCGAGGAGGCCTTCCCGGACAGCGTGTTCGTCGAGGGTCGACTCGCCTAG
- a CDS encoding TetR/AcrR family transcriptional regulator: MAGHSEEQPARRRSRRGEGEQLRDEVLAAVNRLLDEWGSDEKLTMRAVAHAVGVTPGSIYLHFADKTELVWAALADKYRQLADQMAAAEAASAATGPRDRLRAQVHAYCRFAMENPGHYRLMYEVRQPVVERERMGLHPARLVSARLRRALAATADAGYPLSLPLYQATHTLWTGLHGLVSVQHSLAIEGSPDQLAGMADGLLDVVVSPQRREGPAYPPETDVDRYIAATVIEVSDQP; the protein is encoded by the coding sequence GTGGCCGGCCACTCGGAGGAGCAACCAGCGCGGCGTCGTAGCCGACGTGGTGAGGGTGAGCAGCTGCGCGACGAGGTGCTGGCCGCCGTCAATCGGCTGCTCGACGAATGGGGTAGCGACGAGAAGCTGACGATGCGTGCGGTGGCCCACGCCGTCGGGGTCACTCCGGGCAGCATCTATCTGCACTTCGCCGACAAGACCGAGCTGGTCTGGGCGGCACTGGCCGACAAGTACCGGCAGCTGGCCGATCAGATGGCCGCCGCGGAGGCCGCTTCGGCCGCTACGGGACCCCGCGACCGGCTGCGTGCCCAGGTGCACGCGTACTGCCGATTCGCCATGGAGAACCCCGGCCACTACCGGCTGATGTACGAGGTGCGGCAGCCGGTCGTCGAGCGCGAACGGATGGGGCTGCACCCGGCGCGGTTGGTGTCGGCCAGGTTGCGCCGCGCCCTGGCCGCAACCGCCGACGCGGGCTACCCGTTGTCGCTGCCGCTCTATCAGGCCACCCACACGCTGTGGACGGGTCTGCACGGCCTGGTCTCGGTGCAGCACAGCCTGGCGATCGAGGGCTCGCCCGACCAACTCGCCGGAATGGCCGACGGGCTCCTCGACGTCGTGGTCAGCCCGCAGCGCCGCGAGGGGCCCGCCTACCCACCCGAGACCGACGTCGACCGGTACATCGCCGCAACGGTCATCGAGGTGAGCGACCAACCCTGA
- a CDS encoding (2Fe-2S)-binding protein: MYVCLCRAVTSQTVRDVIAAGASTSRQIAEACGAGAECGRCRRSVRTMIDAMQQPGHDVEQGLER; encoded by the coding sequence ATGTACGTATGCCTGTGTCGAGCCGTGACGTCACAGACGGTCAGGGACGTGATCGCCGCGGGCGCGTCGACGTCACGGCAGATCGCCGAGGCCTGCGGAGCCGGGGCCGAATGTGGCCGCTGTCGTCGTAGCGTGCGCACCATGATCGACGCCATGCAGCAGCCAGGCCATGACGTCGAGCAAGGGCTCGAACGGTAG
- a CDS encoding NAD(P)-dependent oxidoreductase, with the protein MTTDSDIAAPESSPTALRAGVIGLGMIGGGVAVSLARHGRTPAVYDIRPDATDGLPGVEGIAPSPADVARDSDVVVLAVVDADQAREVLSAEDGVLAAAHPGLIVVLLSTVAVPVVYELARECANHGVTLLDCGVTQAVPQGLVAMLGGDDATVARAMPVLSDFAKDVVHCGPLGAGMATKIARNVITYGTWRAVHEAATLVESAGVDPRHLIEAVHAADPEGSTLFSWLRNQLAGEPDTAAMVPQVQRLMDKDLAAAQELAARSDIRVPLVDAARANGRDTLTISLKETP; encoded by the coding sequence ATGACCACCGACAGCGACATCGCAGCACCCGAGTCCAGCCCAACGGCGCTGCGGGCGGGCGTCATCGGGCTCGGCATGATCGGCGGCGGCGTCGCCGTCAGCCTGGCGCGCCACGGCCGCACCCCCGCGGTATACGACATCCGTCCCGACGCCACCGACGGACTACCCGGCGTCGAAGGCATCGCGCCGTCTCCGGCCGACGTGGCGCGTGACAGCGACGTCGTCGTGCTGGCGGTGGTCGACGCCGACCAAGCTCGAGAAGTTCTCTCCGCCGAGGACGGCGTGCTGGCGGCTGCCCACCCCGGTCTCATCGTGGTGCTGCTGAGCACCGTTGCCGTTCCCGTCGTGTACGAGCTGGCTAGGGAGTGTGCGAATCACGGTGTGACCCTGCTGGATTGCGGTGTCACCCAGGCGGTGCCGCAGGGCCTGGTGGCCATGCTCGGAGGAGATGACGCCACCGTCGCCCGCGCCATGCCGGTGCTGTCGGACTTCGCCAAGGACGTCGTGCACTGCGGCCCACTGGGGGCCGGGATGGCGACGAAGATCGCGCGCAACGTCATCACCTACGGTACGTGGCGCGCCGTCCACGAGGCCGCCACGCTCGTCGAGTCCGCGGGAGTGGACCCCCGCCACCTGATCGAGGCCGTGCACGCCGCCGACCCCGAGGGCAGCACGCTGTTCTCCTGGCTGCGCAACCAGCTGGCAGGTGAACCGGATACCGCCGCGATGGTGCCGCAGGTTCAGCGCCTCATGGACAAGGACCTCGCCGCCGCCCAGGAACTGGCCGCGCGCAGCGACATTCGCGTCCCACTCGTCGACGCCGCCCGGGCCAACGGTCGGGACACCCTGACGATCTCGCTGAAGGAGACCCCATGA
- a CDS encoding TetR/AcrR family transcriptional regulator, with protein MDLRRTDTRSQLQSVALSLFAEKGYDATSLREIADVLGITKAAVYYHFRSKDEILVSSIEDFLGRLDELLRWGTSSPAGADTRVEVLRRYDALLSGPTALLARLVREGLPAIRDDALRTRISDCYLALFDLLSPPGPHLEGRLRARVALSSLHLGTTSDPEHADESERRAAALAIAEEVLSPRRGAT; from the coding sequence ATGGACCTACGCCGAACCGACACCCGTTCCCAGCTGCAGTCGGTAGCGCTGTCGCTGTTCGCCGAGAAGGGTTACGACGCCACGTCGTTGCGGGAGATCGCCGACGTGCTGGGAATCACCAAGGCCGCGGTGTACTACCACTTTCGCTCCAAGGACGAGATCCTGGTGAGTTCGATCGAGGACTTCCTCGGCCGACTCGACGAACTGCTGCGCTGGGGCACGTCGTCACCCGCCGGTGCCGACACCCGCGTCGAGGTGCTGCGCCGCTACGACGCGCTGCTGTCCGGGCCCACGGCGCTGCTCGCCCGGCTCGTGCGCGAGGGACTTCCGGCGATCCGGGATGACGCGCTGCGAACCAGGATCAGCGACTGCTACCTCGCGCTGTTCGATCTGCTGAGCCCCCCTGGTCCACACCTGGAGGGACGGCTGCGCGCCCGCGTCGCCCTGTCCAGCCTGCACCTCGGCACGACGAGCGACCCGGAGCACGCCGACGAGTCCGAGCGCCGGGCGGCGGCGTTGGCCATCGCCGAGGAGGTGCTCTCCCCGCGCCGTGGTGCTACTTGA
- a CDS encoding fatty-acid--CoA ligase — MSDPGAAHSLVLASIYRVRDPERMWAQVKERRAQLAMLGARHAVVYHSTQQPGLVLVTIGVRHREPVTKLMRSPAIREWFDVAGVEDYPMVFAGEMVEKINLLAPVDVPPGVVVAVVNTVESVEGVGAVIRTATHTLRSAGVRKLWTYRALDSPREMFVLHEFNDAPHAADWITCPVAAASWMPRLVSGPYPPPFVGRLVDVLSIDAAG, encoded by the coding sequence ATGAGCGACCCCGGCGCCGCGCATTCGCTCGTATTGGCCTCGATCTATCGAGTACGTGATCCGGAGCGTATGTGGGCTCAGGTCAAGGAGAGACGGGCTCAGCTCGCGATGCTGGGAGCCCGCCACGCCGTGGTCTACCACTCGACGCAGCAGCCAGGCCTGGTGCTGGTCACGATCGGCGTACGGCATCGCGAGCCGGTGACGAAGCTGATGCGCTCGCCGGCGATTCGTGAGTGGTTCGACGTCGCGGGCGTAGAAGACTACCCCATGGTCTTCGCCGGTGAGATGGTGGAGAAGATCAATCTCCTTGCCCCGGTTGACGTCCCGCCCGGCGTCGTCGTGGCGGTGGTGAACACGGTGGAATCGGTCGAAGGAGTCGGCGCCGTGATCCGCACCGCCACGCACACCCTGCGAAGTGCAGGTGTCCGCAAGCTGTGGACCTACCGCGCGCTCGACTCCCCCCGGGAGATGTTCGTTCTCCACGAATTCAACGACGCCCCGCACGCCGCTGACTGGATCACCTGCCCGGTGGCGGCGGCGAGTTGGATGCCGCGCCTCGTATCGGGCCCATACCCGCCGCCGTTCGTCGGCAGGCTGGTGGACGTGCTGTCGATCGACGCGGCCGGGTGA